A part of Pieris napi chromosome 9, ilPieNapi1.2, whole genome shotgun sequence genomic DNA contains:
- the LOC125052779 gene encoding tubulin-specific chaperone E codes for MVGAMPVNLIPKFCNGAMNSHNGDDDEMQVTIGCRIKSNDDFGTVKYIGDVQGYKGIWYGVEWDNIERGKHDGSLDGIQYFKTTRPGAGSFIRPNKVSPMRTCAEAIQKYYGDREDETVAAHRRTVINEWKREMGAPFIEMVGFEKIHQKQKFDRLQEVCVHDQNVAKAGDLATLCPNVRSLDVSQNLFANWREVINISAQLPELNELNISKNRIAIDMPEETMLHISINFASLEKLNISVCDYNWFDLLALSHLWPNINEIIAAYNGIKEITPPDVTLRNLSVLRLDGNPIDSWEEIVHLGRLRKLNILSLNDCLIETIRFNNDPGNAKDLFENLEVLFLNRNRIRDWQSVSELNKLKNLKKLYFLKNPIQDSEDYDTGSQLIIAKIGTLQELNGSIITRESRRGAEYDYLKRYGAEWKLAQSDTCKKKAFDLEHNRFQELIDKYGIPDDSLLVKQQKNMTLTSQLLEVTLQDENGKVLKKKFPSTMAVQKLVTLAQRLFSKGNTKHPTLHLLYDKDNGSEMELDNVMKDLAYFSVKSGDAIIVRFR; via the exons ATGGTGGGCGCAATGCCTGTAAATTTAATACCAAAATTTTGTAATGGTGCAATGAACAGTCATAATGGTGACGATGATGAAATGCAGGTGACGATCGGTTGTAGGATCAAGAGTAATGATGATTTTGGTACTGTTAAGTACATAGGTGATGTCCAGGGATATAAAGGCATCTGGTATGGAGTCGAATGGGATAACATAGAACGTGGAAAGCATGACGGAAGTCTTGACGGTATCCAATACTTCAAAACAACTAGACCAGGAGCAGGGTCATTCATCCGCCCTAATAAAGTTTCTCCTATGAGAACCTGTGCTGAAGCCATTCAAAAGTACTATGGAGATCGTGAG gATGAGACAGTAGCTGCTCATCGCAGAACTGTTATCAATGAATGGAAAAGAGAAATGGGTGCACCATTTATTGAAATGGTTGGTTTTGAAAAGATACATCAAAAGca aaagtTTGACCGTCTTCAAGAAGTGTGTGTTCACGATCAGAATGTTGCAAAGGCGGGTGACCTAGCAACTCTGTGTCCAAATGTGAGAAGTCTTGATGTTTCACAAAATCTATTTGCGAACTGGCGGGAAGTGATTAATATATCTGCACAGCTACCTGAATTGAATGAATTGAATATCAG CAAAAACCGTATCGCAATTGACATGCCAGAAGAAACAATGCTACATATCTCTATTAATTTTGCAAGTTTAGAAAAACTCAACATATCTGTTTGTGACTACAACTGGTTTGATCTTCTAGCACTCTCTCACCTTTGGCCCAATATCAATGAAATCATAGCTGCGTATAATGGCATCAAAGAAATAACGCCACCAGATGTCACTTTGAGGAATTTATCAGTTTTACGTTTAGATGGCAACCCTATTGATTCATGGGAAGAAATTGTTCATTTGGGAagattaagaaaattgaatATTCTTAGTTTAAACGACTGTTTGATTGAAACTATCCGTTTTAACAATGACCCTGGCAATGCAAAAGATCTATTTGAAAATTTGgaggttttgtttttaaacagaAATCGAATTCGTGAT TGGCAGTCAGTAAGTGAATTGAACAAATTAAAGAATCTCAAAAAGCTTTACTTCTTGAAGAACCCAATACAAGACTCCGAAGACTATGACACTGGCTCACAACTGATTATCGCTAAAATTGGGACTTTACag GAACTAAATGGATCTATAATAACTCGTGAGTCACGCCGTGGAGCCGAATATGACTATTTGAAACGTTATGGAGCGGAATGGAAATTAGCTCAAAGTGACACTTGCAAGAAAAAAGCTTTTGACTTGGAGCACAATCGTTTTCAGGAGTTAATTGATA AATATGGCATTCCCGACGACAGCCTGCTTGTTAAGCAACAGAAGAACATGACACTGACATCACAGCTTTTGGAAGTTACTCTACAAGATGAAAATGGCAAAGTATTGAAAAAGAAATTTCCTTCAACAATGGCAGTACAAAAATTGGTTACACTCGCTCAACGACTTTTCTCAAAAGGCAACACCAAACATCCAACTTTACACCTACTATATGATAAAGATAATGGCTCAGAAATGGAACTGGACAATGTGATGAAAGATCTAGCTTACTTTTCAGTTAAAAGTGGCGACGCAATAATTGTCAgatttagataa
- the LOC125052780 gene encoding ADP-ribosylation factor-like protein 13B has product MIKFVILLPKYCAKVFIMGNCWGIFRRRRLRRHIVLILIGLDNAGKTKTVNNLAGENDDKVLPTVGFKAVNLIHKDTPVTIYDLGGGPQFRQIWSQYYSEVHGIIFVIDSSDYNRLEECKVVLEEVLSHDKISGKPVLVLANKQDKTGALDDIDVVEKLNIEPLVNKYRCPTLVESYTAEASFTNSKKPKIDPGLRKGYQWLLNYIVSRYGDINLRVQTDIHAELERRRRMFTKSSRGSQTFTAHSDDIATQTGFENPNFSLPKDNGLIVVKPVKGSSDSTITVESMDDSDSVIKPKLSPLFGRANTSTTETVKIELEPRNEFRKLSPIIKKSAGVGVNHIDFKNRPQSSPTNRKFLCSTFQLSMDSSIQEDKANVMFSDRNQTYDAFKHRVLINDAELSQMHREIVLTERDHTKTASSDIIPGTSSLPLSARPASASQLVRRQLEICSQHRRRLSLRYMQRNKTSPVRTSMLLYEPGKQKQLDKGDFEHAATLT; this is encoded by the exons atgataaaattcgtgatattaTTGCCAAAATATTGtgctaaagtttttataatggGTAATTGTTGGGGAATATTTCGGCGGCGTCGTTTACGCCGTCATATAGTGTTAATTTTGATCGGATTAGACAACGCGGGCAAGACTAAAACAGTGAACAATTTAGCAGGAGAAAAtgatgataaagttttgcctACAGTTGGTTTTAAGGCAGTGAATCTTATTCATAAGGATACGCCTGTAACAATATATGATTTGGGCGGCGGGCCGCAGTTTAGACAGATTTGGTCTCAATACTACAGTGAGGTACAtggtataatatttgtaatcgACTCGAGCGATTATAACAGATTGGAAGAATGTAAAGTCGTATTAGAAGAGGTTCTATCGCATGATAAAATATCGG gtaAACCAGTGTTAGTTCTGGCTAACAAACAGGACAAAACAGGAGCTCTCGATGATATAGATGTTGTAGAGAAACTAAATATAGAACCTCTAGTTAACAA ataCAGATGCCCCACACTAGTTGAATCTTACACAGCCGAAGCATCATTTACCAATTCAAAAAAGCCCAAAATCGATCCAGGCCTTCGGAAAGGCTACCAGTGGCTCCTTAATTACATAGTCAGTCGGTATGGCGACATCAACCTGCGTGTGCAAACAGATATACATGCCGAATTGGAACGTAGACGGCGTATGTTTACAAAGTCATCTAGAGGCTCTCAAACTTTCACCGCTCACAGCGATGACATAGCCACTCAAACTGGATTTGAGAATCCCAATTTTTCACTGCCAAAGGATAATGGATTGATCGTTGTTAAGCCTGTGAAAGGATCGAGTGACTCGACAATTACTGTGGAAAGTATGGATGACTCTGATAGCGTGATTAAACCAAAACTGTCGCCATTATTCGGTCGAGCGAATACATCTACAACGGAAACTGTGAAAATCGAATTGGAGCCGAGAAATGAGTTTAGGAAATTGTCGCCGATCATCAAGAAGAGTGCCGGAGTTGGTGTTAACCATATTGATTTTAAGAATCGACCCCAGTCGAGTCCGACTAATAGGA aatttttgtgTTCTACCTTCCAGCTATCAATGGACTCATCCATACAAGAGGATAAGGCGAATGTAATGTTTTCTGATAGGAATCAAACTTACGACGCGTTTAAGCACCGTGTGTTGATAAACGACGCTGAACTCTCGCAGATGCATCGGGAAATCGTGTTGACTGAAAGAG atCACACAAAGACGGCATCATCAGACATAATCCCGGGGACCTCCAGCCTTCCTTTAAGCGCCCGACCGGCTTCCGCTTCTCAATTGGTGAGGAGACAACTCGAGATCTGCTCGCAGCATCGCCGTCGGCTCAGCTTGAGAT